The Shewanella japonica genome has a window encoding:
- the hypB gene encoding hydrogenase nickel incorporation protein HypB — protein MCQDCGCSLTDHNHLHSNPQLNDTKTLSVIHKILDKNDHEAQHNREHFEANQVRAFNLMSSPGSGKTTLLEHLHEYLAKKYAVIEGDLETSRDADRLIAKGIEAYQVQTGSACHLDAFMVHQALHHIDLAPIDICFIENVGNLVCPASYDVGTHRNIVLLSVPEGDDKIEKYPVMFRRADLVLITKMDLAEHFDFSLLECRKQLQKLNPDVTLMPISIKDPQSITAVANWLNKQLEE, from the coding sequence ATGTGCCAAGATTGCGGATGCTCACTGACAGATCATAATCATCTTCATAGTAACCCACAGCTGAATGACACGAAAACCTTGTCGGTTATTCATAAAATACTCGACAAAAATGATCATGAAGCTCAGCATAATCGTGAGCATTTTGAAGCTAATCAGGTTCGTGCTTTTAATTTAATGAGTAGCCCTGGTAGTGGCAAAACAACATTACTCGAACACTTACACGAATATTTAGCTAAAAAGTATGCTGTCATTGAAGGCGATTTAGAAACCTCACGCGATGCGGATCGTCTTATTGCTAAAGGCATAGAAGCATACCAAGTACAAACGGGTTCAGCTTGTCACTTAGACGCATTTATGGTTCATCAAGCATTACATCATATCGATCTTGCGCCTATTGATATCTGTTTTATTGAAAACGTTGGTAATCTGGTCTGCCCTGCAAGCTATGATGTTGGTACCCATCGAAATATCGTTTTACTGTCAGTACCAGAAGGTGACGATAAAATTGAAAAATACCCTGTCATGTTTAGACGTGCTGATCTGGTATTAATCACCAAAATGGATTTAGCAGAACACTTTGATTTTTCATTACTAGAGTGTCGTAAACAACTTCAAAAGCTCAATCCAGATGTCACCCTCATGCCAATATCTATTAAGGACCCACAATCTATCACTGCCGTAGCAAATTGGCTTAATAAGCAATTAGAGGAATAA
- the hypF gene encoding carbamoyltransferase HypF: MTIHQGYRQQVRLNINGIVQGVGFRPFVYRLATELNLVGSVLNNQQGVCIHLQGLNTDINRVVHQLKVNPPPLARIDKLMIKEEAIDRDLTQFEIKTSHSEDVAVVSISADKSTCGDCLLEMRDPNNRHYLYPFTNCTNCGPRYSIVKQLPYDRVNTSMATFEMCDDCAHAYHDPLNRRYHAQPVSCPNCGPQIRYSQINSDKTITSNANDKSHNSQHVLQAVVNDLNQGKIIAIKGLGGFHLICDATNAKAVNTLRLRKQRKTKPFAVMAVDINQAKQIVSGSLKEWQILNSAEKPITLLKKRDDIASTICDDIAPGIDTLGVFLPYTPLHYLLLDLFKKPIVATSANKSSMPIITDSQNIMSQLGDVIDGILDHNRDIVNACDDSVVQVINDELQVIRLARGCAPLSIPLPHSLKHALLGVGAQQKNTQCYAFNENAFVSPYIGDLFNLETDQHFIKTLSTFNRLYQFNPEQIITDKHPTYSSSLWAAKQADLHQLPLAKVQHHYAHVLSVLAANNYQHNVIAFSFDGTGLGDDEQLWGSECMVADADGFELKAHLNSFKLIGGEQAIKQPVRILLALLFESMTIEQVMSLPINAIQQMDKSTITNLHTMWRNDTACIHSRSMGRLFDAVAVALDLIVQNDFEAQSGMLIETYANEAIKSLQYPQNQVNALDLLTLQRLDQTLPDACPVPHLSMEANTSKDQVLNKSPAVFNTALLIQQLVKALPETSSDNKQAHLCLAFINSIADMVYDIANQSSHLKVVLCGGVFQNKLLNELVRIKLTTHDTHLVSNLKTYANRSEINAMKNTRILPSHKVPINDSGISVGQVWYAYQQLNRSQTQH; this comes from the coding sequence ATGACCATACACCAAGGTTACCGTCAACAAGTCAGACTTAACATCAATGGAATTGTTCAAGGGGTTGGATTTAGACCCTTTGTTTACCGGTTAGCGACTGAATTGAATCTCGTCGGTTCAGTATTGAATAATCAGCAAGGCGTTTGTATTCATTTACAAGGGTTAAACACCGATATTAACCGTGTTGTGCATCAATTAAAGGTGAACCCGCCTCCTCTAGCTAGAATTGATAAATTGATGATCAAAGAAGAAGCGATTGATCGCGATTTAACACAATTTGAAATAAAAACCAGTCACAGTGAAGACGTCGCAGTCGTTTCAATATCCGCAGACAAAAGCACTTGTGGAGATTGTTTACTGGAAATGCGCGATCCTAATAACAGACATTATTTGTATCCTTTTACCAACTGCACCAATTGCGGGCCACGCTATAGTATCGTTAAACAATTGCCGTATGATCGCGTTAATACCTCAATGGCAACGTTTGAAATGTGTGATGATTGCGCACATGCCTATCATGACCCATTAAATCGACGTTACCATGCTCAACCTGTGAGTTGTCCTAATTGCGGTCCGCAAATACGCTACTCTCAAATCAACTCGGATAAAACAATCACATCAAATGCCAATGACAAATCTCACAACAGTCAACATGTATTGCAAGCAGTGGTTAACGATCTTAACCAAGGTAAAATTATCGCAATAAAAGGCTTAGGGGGATTTCATTTAATATGTGATGCAACAAACGCCAAAGCAGTGAACACTCTACGCCTTCGTAAACAGCGTAAAACTAAACCTTTTGCAGTTATGGCTGTTGATATTAACCAAGCTAAGCAAATAGTTTCGGGTTCATTAAAAGAGTGGCAAATCCTTAATTCAGCTGAAAAGCCCATAACATTATTAAAAAAACGTGATGATATTGCATCTACAATATGCGACGACATTGCACCGGGTATTGATACTTTAGGGGTATTTTTACCCTACACACCATTACATTACTTACTGTTAGATTTATTTAAAAAACCTATTGTTGCAACCAGTGCCAATAAGTCTTCTATGCCAATCATCACGGACTCACAAAACATCATGAGTCAACTAGGCGATGTAATTGATGGAATACTCGACCATAACCGAGATATCGTCAATGCGTGTGATGACAGTGTCGTGCAGGTCATAAATGATGAGTTACAAGTGATAAGGCTTGCTCGGGGTTGCGCACCGTTAAGTATTCCATTACCTCACTCTTTAAAACATGCCCTACTAGGAGTGGGTGCACAGCAAAAAAATACCCAATGCTACGCTTTTAATGAGAACGCATTTGTTAGCCCTTATATTGGTGATTTATTTAATTTAGAAACTGATCAGCATTTCATTAAAACCTTATCGACATTCAATCGGCTTTATCAATTTAACCCTGAACAGATTATTACTGATAAACACCCGACTTATTCTTCAAGCCTGTGGGCTGCAAAACAAGCTGATTTACATCAACTCCCCCTAGCTAAAGTTCAGCACCACTATGCACATGTATTAAGTGTTTTAGCGGCTAACAATTATCAGCATAACGTAATTGCATTTAGTTTTGACGGCACAGGTTTGGGAGATGATGAACAGCTCTGGGGCAGCGAGTGTATGGTTGCTGATGCTGACGGTTTTGAACTTAAAGCACATCTTAACTCGTTTAAATTAATTGGCGGTGAACAAGCTATCAAACAACCAGTAAGAATTTTACTGGCTTTGTTATTTGAGAGTATGACAATTGAACAAGTCATGTCATTACCCATTAATGCAATACAACAAATGGACAAAAGCACGATTACCAATTTACATACCATGTGGCGTAATGATACGGCATGTATCCATAGTCGCTCTATGGGGCGACTGTTTGATGCCGTCGCTGTAGCACTTGATTTAATTGTACAAAATGATTTTGAAGCTCAATCAGGCATGTTAATTGAAACTTATGCAAATGAAGCCATTAAATCGCTGCAATACCCTCAAAATCAAGTTAATGCTTTAGATCTGCTTACACTACAGCGCTTAGACCAGACACTGCCTGACGCTTGTCCTGTTCCCCATTTGAGTATGGAAGCAAATACAAGTAAAGATCAGGTACTAAATAAAAGTCCGGCCGTATTTAACACTGCTTTATTAATACAGCAGCTAGTTAAGGCATTACCTGAAACCTCGTCAGATAATAAGCAAGCGCACCTTTGTTTAGCATTTATCAATAGTATCGCTGACATGGTGTATGACATAGCCAACCAGTCTTCACATCTTAAAGTCGTACTCTGCGGCGGCGTTTTTCAAAATAAACTTTTGAATGAACTCGTAAGAATTAAGCTCACTACCCATGACACTCACCTTGTTAGTAACCTTAAAACCTATGCCAACCGCTCAGAAATAAATGCGATGAAAAACACACGTATTTTACCTAGTCACAAAGTACCCATTAATGATTCGGGAATTTCAGTTGGGCAAGTTTGGTACGCGTATCAGCAACTTAATAGATCACAAACTCAGCATTAA
- a CDS encoding HyaD/HybD family hydrogenase maturation endopeptidase — MTSTLLIGIGNVLYADEGIGVHFVNYIQEKYQFYHPNITLDLLDGGTLAQGLIPILCRYDNLIVVDTVNSPGVQPGEVYSFNFDQAPPEIDWQGSAHEVEMLQTLIMMEMVGDRPNTHVIGVTPTVIEPMTLGLTPQIQAAVPVMEQALLKHLSLQGFSSKCIAEVDINSLIPDSYKRGANMYA; from the coding sequence TTGACCTCTACCTTACTTATAGGAATAGGAAACGTATTGTACGCCGATGAAGGTATCGGCGTACATTTCGTTAATTATATCCAAGAGAAATATCAATTTTATCATCCTAATATCACACTCGATTTATTAGATGGCGGTACCCTAGCCCAAGGGTTAATTCCAATATTATGCCGTTACGATAATTTGATCGTCGTCGATACCGTCAACAGTCCTGGGGTTCAACCAGGCGAAGTTTACTCGTTTAACTTTGATCAAGCTCCACCAGAAATTGATTGGCAAGGTAGTGCTCATGAAGTTGAAATGCTGCAAACCTTAATCATGATGGAAATGGTGGGCGACCGCCCAAATACCCATGTTATTGGTGTAACACCAACTGTGATTGAACCAATGACATTAGGTTTAACCCCTCAAATACAGGCCGCAGTGCCAGTGATGGAACAAGCCTTACTTAAGCATCTTAGTCTTCAGGGCTTTAGCTCAAAATGTATTGCAGAGGTAGACATCAATTCATTAATCCCTGATTCTTATAAGCGTGGAGCAAACATGTATGCCTAA
- the cybH gene encoding Ni/Fe-hydrogenase, b-type cytochrome subunit codes for MTQVATHHRELIFSPAIRIFHWLRALAIVVLVVTGFYISWPFLVAPESSDVLVQGWIRFAHIVFGFVLTSVTLIRFYLFFFGKSSIERRSIKDVLSVKSWIVQIKSYIWMGHLDKAGVYGPLQFVTYVAISLVALFMCITGLVLYANVYHEGLGGLLWDVSAWFTAIMGGLAQVRIWHHILTWVFIVFVVIHVYMAVWSGIRFKHNAVDSIVSGYDYHKDH; via the coding sequence ATGACTCAGGTTGCTACGCATCACAGAGAACTCATATTTTCACCAGCAATAAGGATATTTCATTGGCTTAGAGCATTAGCCATTGTTGTGTTAGTTGTGACAGGCTTTTACATTTCTTGGCCTTTTTTAGTGGCACCAGAGTCATCTGATGTATTGGTACAAGGCTGGATCAGGTTTGCTCACATTGTTTTTGGCTTTGTATTAACTAGTGTCACGCTTATTCGTTTTTATTTGTTCTTTTTTGGAAAAAGCAGTATCGAAAGACGTTCTATAAAAGATGTACTCAGTGTTAAAAGCTGGATTGTTCAAATTAAATCCTACATTTGGATGGGACACCTTGATAAAGCCGGTGTTTACGGGCCACTGCAGTTTGTCACTTATGTTGCCATTTCATTGGTAGCGTTATTCATGTGCATTACTGGCTTGGTACTTTACGCCAACGTTTATCATGAAGGTTTAGGTGGCTTACTGTGGGATGTGTCTGCATGGTTCACTGCGATAATGGGTGGTTTAGCACAAGTCAGAATATGGCATCACATTCTGACTTGGGTATTTATCGTCTTTGTGGTCATTCATGTCTATATGGCTGTGTGGTCTGGTATTCGCTTCAAACATAACGCTGTGGATTCTATCGTGTCAGGTTATGACTACCATAAGGATCATTAA
- the hyaB gene encoding nickel-dependent hydrogenase large subunit yields the protein MNKRVVIDPITRIEGHLRVEVEVDENNVIQKAWSSSTLWRGIEVILKGRTPMDVGLIVQRICGVCTYSHYRCGTEAVENALGVKIPLNAKYLRSLMQTSLYMHDHIVHFYHLHGLDWVDVVSALSADPALAAQEALKYTANPIAAGEGDLRAAQERVKGLVDTGKLGPFANAYWGNKTYKFTPEQNLIALSHYLKALEVQRVAAEMLAIFGGKSPHPQSLVVGGVTSVRDMLSPARLQEWKQKHAIVQDFILRAYKADIVMAAAAFGSEPSVLGGVNVKNFMATNDFVLADGQYMFDQGVIMNGDLAGVTDIDPDSIKEDVTHAWYEADNAQHPYEGTTVPNYTGFVERDTVYGKLPTVDGDGKYSWVKSPRYKDEPVEVGPLASLLVSYARGNKVVVNSVNGLLEATGLPIEALFTTLGRTAARMLQTVIVAEEGLKTFDAMLVNMQSDESTFVTPEIDSSKDYVGHAMIEAPRGMLSHWIRIKGGKIENYQAIVPTTWNAGPVDVNGKVGPYEASLIGLELEDPSKPLEVIRIIHSFDPCMACAVHVMDFKGTSLGEFRIDPNGL from the coding sequence ATGAACAAACGTGTCGTAATCGATCCTATTACTCGTATTGAAGGTCATCTTCGTGTTGAAGTCGAAGTTGATGAAAATAATGTCATTCAAAAAGCATGGTCTTCTTCAACTTTATGGCGTGGCATAGAAGTCATTTTAAAAGGCAGAACGCCAATGGATGTTGGCCTGATTGTGCAACGGATCTGTGGTGTGTGTACCTATTCTCATTACCGTTGCGGAACCGAGGCTGTTGAAAATGCGCTTGGCGTTAAAATACCACTGAATGCAAAGTATTTACGCTCATTAATGCAAACCTCGCTCTATATGCATGATCACATTGTTCACTTCTATCATTTACACGGTTTGGATTGGGTTGATGTGGTTTCAGCATTATCAGCTGATCCCGCGCTCGCTGCACAAGAGGCATTAAAATATACAGCAAATCCCATTGCAGCTGGTGAAGGTGACTTACGTGCCGCTCAAGAGCGTGTTAAAGGCTTAGTTGATACCGGTAAACTAGGTCCGTTTGCCAATGCTTACTGGGGAAATAAAACCTATAAATTTACGCCAGAACAAAATCTAATAGCCCTATCTCACTATCTCAAAGCATTAGAAGTACAACGAGTAGCAGCTGAAATGCTGGCGATATTCGGGGGTAAATCCCCTCACCCGCAATCATTAGTAGTTGGTGGAGTGACATCGGTTCGAGATATGTTAAGCCCTGCTCGCTTACAAGAATGGAAACAAAAACACGCAATCGTACAGGATTTTATATTACGTGCTTATAAAGCCGATATCGTCATGGCAGCGGCAGCATTTGGTTCAGAACCAAGTGTGTTAGGCGGCGTTAATGTCAAAAACTTTATGGCCACCAATGATTTTGTATTAGCTGATGGTCAATACATGTTTGACCAAGGCGTCATTATGAATGGTGATTTAGCAGGTGTAACTGATATCGATCCTGATTCAATTAAAGAAGATGTAACTCATGCTTGGTATGAAGCAGATAATGCGCAACATCCATATGAAGGCACTACCGTCCCTAACTATACCGGTTTTGTTGAACGAGACACGGTTTACGGCAAATTACCAACGGTCGATGGTGATGGTAAATACTCTTGGGTTAAATCACCACGATACAAAGATGAACCCGTTGAGGTTGGACCGCTCGCATCATTACTTGTGAGTTATGCCCGTGGTAATAAGGTCGTTGTTAATTCAGTTAATGGTTTACTTGAAGCAACTGGATTACCCATTGAAGCTTTATTTACCACATTAGGACGCACAGCAGCTCGCATGCTTCAAACCGTAATTGTTGCTGAAGAAGGATTAAAAACCTTTGATGCGATGCTAGTCAATATGCAATCAGACGAAAGCACCTTTGTTACACCAGAAATAGATTCTTCTAAGGATTATGTTGGTCACGCAATGATTGAAGCCCCTAGAGGAATGCTAAGTCATTGGATCCGCATTAAAGGCGGAAAAATTGAAAACTATCAGGCGATTGTACCAACGACTTGGAATGCTGGCCCCGTAGATGTAAACGGTAAAGTAGGCCCCTATGAAGCGTCTTTAATTGGGCTTGAACTTGAAGATCCTAGTAAACCTTTAGAAGTGATTCGTATCATCCACTCGTTTGATCCTTGCATGGCATGTGCTGTACATGTGATGGACTTTAAAGGTACCAGTTTAGGCGAGTTTCGTATCGACCCTAATGGACTCTAA
- the hyaA gene encoding nickel-dependent hydrogenase small subunit has translation MDTHSALYNRCKTRLAQLREIAPRQTVTLEEKLKENGITRREFMTWSASVTALLALPLPFTSLVSEAAELADRVPLIWLHMAECTGCSESLIRTDTPNLDSLIFDHISLEYHETLMAASGWQAEENLEHALEAYKGNYLLAVEGAIPTANNGAYLTVGCKGHTGLHIVKEAAEGAAAIISVGTCAAFGGVQAAAPNPTGAKGVQDVINKPVINLGGCPPSEKNIVGTLMYFIMFGKLPALDMFNRPKWAYGARVHDNCERRGRFDAGEFVETFGDQGAKDGYCLYKVGCKGPYTYNNCPTERFNHHTSWPVLAGHGCIGCSEPNFWDDMADFEKPLGRQLLHGVDATADTIGAVILGATVVGIGAHAVASLFAKPLEE, from the coding sequence ATGGATACACACTCAGCTCTCTATAACCGCTGCAAGACACGATTGGCACAACTTCGTGAAATTGCACCTCGCCAAACCGTTACCCTAGAAGAAAAATTAAAGGAAAATGGCATCACTCGTCGTGAATTTATGACTTGGAGTGCGTCAGTAACGGCTTTATTAGCACTGCCCTTGCCTTTTACGAGTTTAGTTTCTGAAGCTGCAGAACTGGCCGATCGTGTGCCACTTATATGGCTACATATGGCTGAGTGCACTGGTTGTTCAGAATCACTTATACGAACTGATACACCTAACTTAGACAGTTTAATATTTGATCATATCTCCCTTGAATATCATGAAACCCTTATGGCTGCATCAGGCTGGCAAGCTGAAGAAAATTTAGAACATGCACTGGAAGCTTATAAAGGTAACTATTTACTCGCAGTTGAAGGGGCTATTCCGACCGCAAATAATGGCGCCTATTTAACCGTTGGCTGTAAAGGACATACAGGGCTTCATATCGTTAAAGAAGCAGCTGAAGGTGCTGCTGCAATTATTTCAGTTGGCACTTGTGCTGCCTTTGGTGGTGTTCAAGCAGCAGCGCCAAATCCAACTGGCGCAAAAGGGGTACAAGATGTCATTAACAAACCTGTTATTAACTTAGGAGGCTGCCCACCAAGTGAAAAAAACATCGTCGGCACTCTGATGTATTTCATTATGTTTGGCAAACTTCCCGCTTTAGATATGTTTAACCGTCCTAAGTGGGCATATGGCGCACGCGTACACGACAATTGTGAAAGACGTGGTCGCTTTGATGCCGGTGAGTTTGTTGAAACCTTTGGTGACCAAGGTGCAAAAGATGGCTACTGCTTGTATAAAGTCGGCTGTAAAGGCCCATACACCTACAACAATTGCCCAACTGAACGATTTAACCACCACACCAGTTGGCCAGTGCTTGCAGGGCACGGCTGTATTGGCTGCTCAGAACCGAACTTCTGGGATGACATGGCTGATTTTGAAAAACCACTCGGGAGGCAATTACTTCACGGAGTTGATGCAACAGCAGACACTATCGGCGCAGTTATTTTAGGCGCAACCGTTGTAGGAATCGGTGCACATGCCGTCGCTAGCCTTTTTGCCAAGCCTTTAGAGGAATAA
- a CDS encoding tetratricopeptide repeat protein: MTHSQQEKLRPALDEYLAIQSFNADRGFGLMNTANVYLAQGKIQQAEKIYLKAIEIEPIFATSYANLADLYRQTGDDDKSLAILKQGMNNQPKAGLLRYSAGLNLYRQQQLAEAIDYFEQATKVEPRNPQYWYVLGLAQEKIDIKKAMNSIEQAYKVGNNPQHLYALCEFKIKHRDPTTNACINRLSKIVPPQVIKQLTGR, translated from the coding sequence ATGACTCATTCCCAACAAGAAAAACTTCGCCCCGCTTTGGATGAGTATCTAGCAATTCAATCCTTTAATGCAGATCGAGGTTTTGGTTTGATGAATACAGCTAACGTATATTTAGCCCAAGGAAAAATACAACAAGCAGAGAAGATCTATTTAAAAGCAATTGAAATTGAACCTATTTTTGCCACAAGTTATGCCAATTTAGCTGATTTATATCGACAAACCGGTGATGATGACAAGTCCTTAGCTATTTTAAAACAAGGAATGAATAATCAACCTAAAGCGGGGTTACTAAGGTATAGCGCAGGACTTAATTTATATCGACAACAGCAACTTGCAGAAGCAATTGACTACTTCGAACAAGCAACGAAAGTAGAACCAAGAAATCCTCAATACTGGTATGTATTAGGACTCGCGCAAGAGAAAATAGATATAAAAAAAGCAATGAACTCAATCGAGCAAGCTTATAAAGTGGGTAATAACCCACAACATTTGTATGCGTTATGCGAGTTTAAAATAAAACATCGTGACCCAACAACGAATGCTTGTATTAATCGACTGTCAAAAATTGTTCCTCCACAGGTAATTAAGCAATTAACTGGGCGTTAA
- a CDS encoding cytochrome c3 family protein, protein MKFNQLVLFASILITSYCYHSITQAAEFVGTDQCIDCHQTEYKDWQGSHHDMSMRHANVESVLGSFDNTSLTVKGEVYRLFKIDDQYWVNTKGPDGKFNDYRISYTFGYHPLQQYMVEFPDGRLQLIPLAWDARDQEQGGQRWFHLYPDMEPYDEFFWTNNGQNWNYMCADCHSTNISKNYDAEKNQYNTTWSEINVGCEACHGPASDHLYWASQQPNTSNVKAKIKGNSQATHQDDSKTKINEATFGFERTLSPKVGKWIYKKGQKILTPTEVKGSDQLATCGQCHSRRAQISDQNDHIKNSFYDKYILNAVTADLYYPDGQIYDEVFVLGSFKQSKMHQAGVVCSDCHNPHSNKLNAPIESICFKCHLPSEYTADTHSQHKSGTDAAQCVTCHMPKTTYMDVDPRADHSFKVPRPDISLKIGTPNVCTSCHTDKDNQWADNAIKQRYPQSNYRQSDSFATVFAQAAVGVPTSGDSLSYIAQNNANPDIIRASALSRLSDYPGQNALVAIMRGVKHEDPQIRLGAIAGVT, encoded by the coding sequence ATGAAATTCAATCAGCTAGTTTTGTTTGCCAGCATTCTTATTACTTCTTATTGTTACCACTCAATAACACAAGCCGCTGAGTTCGTCGGAACGGATCAATGTATAGATTGCCATCAAACTGAATATAAAGACTGGCAAGGTTCACATCATGATATGTCAATGCGTCATGCAAATGTCGAATCGGTATTAGGGAGTTTCGACAATACCTCTCTCACAGTCAAAGGTGAAGTATATCGATTATTTAAAATAGATGACCAATACTGGGTGAATACAAAAGGGCCTGACGGCAAGTTTAATGATTATCGAATCAGCTACACGTTTGGCTACCATCCATTACAACAATATATGGTTGAGTTCCCTGATGGTAGGCTACAACTTATTCCATTAGCATGGGATGCCCGAGATCAAGAGCAAGGTGGGCAAAGATGGTTTCACCTTTACCCAGATATGGAACCCTATGATGAATTCTTCTGGACTAATAATGGCCAGAACTGGAATTACATGTGTGCTGATTGTCATTCTACAAACATCAGCAAAAATTATGATGCTGAAAAAAATCAATACAATACGACTTGGTCCGAGATTAATGTAGGTTGCGAGGCTTGCCATGGCCCCGCCAGCGATCACTTGTATTGGGCAAGCCAGCAACCTAACACCTCAAATGTAAAAGCTAAAATCAAAGGCAATAGCCAAGCGACGCACCAAGATGATAGTAAAACGAAAATAAATGAGGCGACTTTCGGGTTTGAGCGTACTTTATCGCCGAAAGTAGGAAAATGGATCTATAAAAAAGGTCAGAAAATATTAACCCCAACTGAAGTTAAGGGATCTGATCAATTAGCCACTTGTGGTCAATGTCATAGCCGTAGAGCGCAAATAAGTGACCAAAATGATCACATTAAAAACAGTTTTTATGATAAATACATTTTGAATGCTGTCACTGCAGATCTATATTATCCAGATGGCCAAATTTATGATGAAGTGTTTGTTTTAGGTTCATTTAAACAATCCAAAATGCATCAAGCTGGGGTCGTCTGCAGTGATTGCCATAACCCTCATAGTAATAAACTTAATGCGCCAATCGAGTCGATTTGTTTTAAATGCCACTTACCTAGTGAATATACCGCTGACACTCATAGCCAACACAAATCAGGCACAGACGCAGCGCAGTGTGTGACCTGTCATATGCCTAAAACGACGTATATGGACGTTGACCCTCGAGCCGATCATAGTTTTAAAGTTCCTAGACCTGATATCAGTTTAAAAATCGGCACCCCTAACGTTTGCACATCTTGTCATACCGATAAAGACAACCAATGGGCTGATAATGCAATTAAGCAGCGTTACCCACAATCAAATTATCGACAAAGTGACTCTTTTGCTACAGTGTTTGCTCAAGCTGCTGTAGGCGTACCGACGAGCGGAGATAGCTTATCGTATATTGCTCAAAATAATGCTAACCCAGATATCATAAGAGCTTCAGCATTAAGTAGATTAAGTGATTACCCTGGACAAAATGCACTAGTTGCAATCATGCGTGGTGTTAAACATGAAGATCCACAAATCAGGCTAGGTGCTATTGCTGGTGTGACCTGA